In a single window of the Limnochorda sp. L945t genome:
- a CDS encoding methanol/ethanol family PQQ-dependent dehydrogenase, with the protein MVWALLASAVALAASGAGGDLVKLQSDDSQWVMPGKNYSVTRYSGLDQINASNVKNLKVAWTFSTGVLRGHEGSPLVVNDTMYFVTPFPNIVYALDLTKPGPAIKWKFVPPTDPRSIGVACCDVVNRGVAYGDGKIFFNTLDAHTYALDAGTGEVVWSVKQGDVSKGETITAAPLVVKDKVISGISGGEFGIRGFITANDIKTGKQVWRAYTTGPDEDVLIGPDFKPFYASLKGKDLGVETWPKDQWKIGGSAVWGWFSYDPELDLLYYSSGNPGTWNPDLRPGDNKWSMTIFARDPDTGHLKWAYQTTPHDQWDYDGVNEHILVDLKINGRTRKVLVHFDRNGFAYTIDRATGEVLVAKPFVHVNWAKGIDLKTGLPIRNPEKSTKQGVNVTNICPSAQGGKDQQPAAYSPRTGLFYSPTNNLCMDYEGTEAAYVAGVPYVGATVKIYPGPGGHRGEFIAWDATTGKKVWSIKEPVGLWGGALVTAGDVVFYGDMAGWFKAVDARTGKVLWKFKTGSGIIGSPMTYKGPDGKQYVAVLSGVGGWAGLTVAGDLSLDDPTGALGAVNAWGDLVRYTNKGGMLYVFSL; encoded by the coding sequence GTGGTGTGGGCCCTCCTCGCCTCGGCGGTCGCGCTCGCAGCCTCCGGCGCCGGAGGCGACCTGGTGAAGCTCCAGTCCGACGATTCCCAATGGGTCATGCCCGGCAAGAACTACTCGGTGACCCGCTACAGCGGGCTGGATCAGATCAACGCCTCCAACGTCAAGAACCTCAAAGTGGCCTGGACCTTCTCCACCGGCGTCCTGCGGGGTCACGAAGGATCGCCGCTTGTCGTCAACGACACCATGTACTTCGTGACCCCCTTTCCCAACATCGTCTATGCTCTCGACCTGACCAAGCCCGGCCCTGCCATCAAGTGGAAGTTCGTCCCACCCACGGACCCCAGGTCCATCGGGGTCGCGTGCTGTGACGTCGTCAACCGTGGGGTCGCCTACGGCGATGGAAAGATCTTCTTCAACACCCTCGACGCCCATACCTATGCGCTGGACGCCGGGACCGGCGAGGTCGTTTGGTCGGTCAAGCAGGGGGACGTCTCCAAGGGCGAAACGATTACGGCCGCGCCGCTGGTCGTGAAGGACAAGGTGATCAGCGGAATCAGCGGCGGGGAGTTCGGCATCCGCGGGTTCATCACGGCCAACGACATCAAGACGGGCAAGCAGGTGTGGAGGGCGTACACGACCGGGCCCGACGAAGACGTGTTGATCGGCCCGGACTTCAAGCCGTTCTACGCCAGCCTCAAGGGGAAGGACCTCGGCGTCGAGACCTGGCCCAAGGACCAGTGGAAGATCGGTGGCTCGGCAGTATGGGGTTGGTTCTCGTACGATCCCGAGCTCGACCTCCTGTACTACAGCTCGGGCAACCCGGGGACATGGAACCCGGACCTGCGCCCCGGAGACAACAAGTGGTCCATGACTATCTTCGCCCGGGACCCCGACACCGGTCATCTCAAGTGGGCGTACCAGACCACGCCGCATGACCAGTGGGACTACGACGGGGTCAACGAGCACATCCTGGTCGACCTGAAGATCAACGGCAGGACCCGTAAGGTGCTGGTCCACTTCGACCGCAACGGCTTTGCCTACACCATCGACCGGGCGACCGGCGAGGTGCTGGTGGCCAAGCCGTTCGTCCACGTCAACTGGGCCAAGGGGATCGACCTCAAGACCGGGCTTCCCATCCGCAACCCCGAGAAGAGTACCAAGCAGGGCGTCAACGTGACCAACATCTGCCCGTCGGCGCAAGGTGGCAAGGACCAGCAGCCCGCCGCCTACTCGCCGAGGACCGGGCTCTTCTACTCGCCGACCAACAACCTCTGCATGGACTATGAAGGCACCGAGGCGGCCTACGTGGCGGGCGTCCCGTACGTGGGCGCTACGGTGAAGATCTACCCGGGGCCCGGCGGCCATCGCGGGGAGTTCATCGCCTGGGACGCCACGACGGGCAAGAAAGTATGGAGTATCAAGGAGCCCGTCGGGCTGTGGGGTGGAGCGCTCGTGACCGCCGGCGACGTGGTCTTCTACGGTGACATGGCCGGCTGGTTCAAGGCCGTCGACGCCAGGACCGGCAAAGTGCTGTGGAAGTTCAAGACCGGTTCCGGCATCATTGGCAGCCCCATGACTTACAAGGGGCCCGATGGGAAGCAATACGTCGCCGTCCTGTCCGGTGTGGGCGGCTGGGCCGGGCTGACCGTCGCCGGCGACCTGTCGCTGGACGACCCGACCGGGGCGCTGGGCGCCGTCAACGCCTGGGGCGACCTGGTCCGGTACACCAACAAGGGCGGCATGCTCTACGTGTTCAGCCTCTGA
- a CDS encoding quinoprotein dehydrogenase-associated putative ABC transporter substrate-binding protein, with protein MTLARRTLLMAAAGLTIVSAIVGGLGARSPSSAPARRRWELKVCADPNNLPYSNQKLQGFENRIAALVADELHATLAYEWWPQRRGAVRDTLREGSCDVIMGVPDGYPLALTTEPYYRSSYVFVYRADRGVHVRSFDDPVLKELRIGIQMIGDDYANSPPAHALANRGIVDQVRGYSVYGDYDSPAPLSPIVDAVVKGEVDVAVVWGPIAGYFARHAPVKLELVPVSPEIEPPFLPMVYSISMGVRQGDEDLKTLLDGVIERRYRDIQRILHEYGVPTLPVPGMDQESEASPSATDPQRAELGQPSADTLALWELLAPAVKAAAPQHQTAEGSKKLNPYTGNPEAIAEGKKLFMKWGCYGCHGTGGGGGMGPSLIDTQWIYGGDDATVFKTIKEGRPNGMPAWGSHLKDDEIWEIMAYIRSLYRGDPKAVNW; from the coding sequence ATGACTCTGGCACGTCGCACCCTGCTCATGGCGGCGGCCGGATTGACGATAGTGTCGGCCATCGTCGGCGGGCTCGGTGCGCGTTCACCCTCCTCCGCCCCTGCCAGGCGGCGCTGGGAGCTCAAAGTCTGCGCCGACCCCAACAATCTACCCTACTCCAACCAGAAGCTCCAGGGTTTCGAAAACCGCATCGCGGCTCTGGTGGCCGACGAGCTCCACGCCACGCTCGCCTACGAATGGTGGCCGCAGCGGCGAGGAGCCGTGCGCGACACGCTGCGGGAAGGCTCGTGTGACGTCATCATGGGCGTCCCTGACGGGTATCCGCTGGCCTTGACCACGGAGCCGTACTATCGGAGCTCCTACGTGTTCGTCTACCGGGCAGACCGGGGAGTCCACGTCCGCTCTTTCGACGACCCTGTCCTGAAGGAGCTGCGGATCGGGATCCAGATGATCGGCGACGACTACGCCAACAGCCCGCCTGCCCACGCCCTGGCCAACCGGGGCATCGTCGACCAGGTGCGCGGCTACAGCGTGTACGGCGATTACGACTCCCCGGCGCCTCTTTCTCCCATCGTCGACGCCGTCGTCAAGGGCGAGGTCGACGTGGCGGTGGTGTGGGGGCCCATCGCCGGCTATTTCGCCCGCCACGCGCCTGTCAAATTGGAGCTGGTGCCCGTCTCCCCCGAGATCGAACCGCCGTTTCTCCCGATGGTCTACTCGATCTCGATGGGTGTGCGGCAGGGAGACGAGGACCTCAAAACGCTGCTCGACGGCGTGATCGAGCGGCGATATCGGGATATCCAGCGCATTCTGCACGAATACGGCGTACCCACCCTTCCCGTCCCGGGCATGGATCAGGAGAGCGAGGCCAGTCCATCCGCCACCGATCCGCAACGGGCAGAGCTCGGGCAGCCGAGCGCCGATACCCTGGCGTTGTGGGAGCTGCTCGCGCCTGCGGTGAAGGCGGCGGCCCCGCAGCACCAGACGGCCGAGGGTTCCAAGAAGCTCAACCCCTATACCGGGAATCCTGAGGCCATCGCCGAGGGCAAGAAGCTCTTCATGAAGTGGGGTTGTTACGGGTGCCACGGCACCGGCGGAGGCGGCGGCATGGGGCCCAGCCTCATCGATACGCAGTGGATCTACGGCGGGGATGATGCCACCGTCTTCAAGACCATCAAGGAGGGGCGCCCCAACGGGATGCCGGCGTGGGGCAGCCACCTGAAAGATGACGAGATATGGGAGATCATGGCCTACATTCGCTCGCTCTACCGGGGAGACCCGAAAGCGGTGAACTGGTGA
- a CDS encoding ABC transporter substrate-binding protein, whose protein sequence is MSDSSLTRRRLLCRVGAAAGALVAGSRLKRLSMSASQPLTARAATSQPLRIGVVVPSRTGLTPVRAASQQVAGQAALQGAIMAGEELGQVAGMLDKQLEVLVSSAPTAEAAKRAAERLVDLEGVFALVGGFDVATCQALSGVADEAEVPFLNIGCASDALRGASCRRFTFHFEASAAMYLDALADWFVREGIRQWFFVTAATDEGRALLARGRYALERRHWGGKEAGSAEVREDEPEFGRALDAIARARPDLVVLLLGAVAQLDFLGQYEAAGLSYPVTGFPEAVAQTRTFFAAARNTAPRAGAGHRAVLWEASLDDYGGRELNARYRERWGMPMDPSAWAAWEAVKILWEAASFAGTTDGRALVQYLEAPDTTFDVHKGIGVSFRPWDHQLRQTLYLVKVNDRAESAWDLATLAGELPETHRPGFSPNEMLDQIGDLANRSQCHFGSGSSGR, encoded by the coding sequence ATGAGCGACTCATCATTGACCCGAAGACGGCTCTTGTGCCGGGTCGGTGCCGCCGCCGGTGCCCTGGTGGCCGGGAGCCGGTTGAAGCGTCTCTCCATGAGCGCTTCCCAACCGTTGACCGCGAGGGCCGCCACCTCGCAACCGCTCCGGATCGGCGTCGTCGTGCCCTCCCGAACGGGGTTGACCCCCGTGCGGGCCGCTTCCCAGCAGGTGGCCGGCCAGGCGGCCCTGCAAGGGGCGATCATGGCGGGGGAGGAGCTGGGCCAGGTCGCCGGTATGCTGGACAAACAGCTGGAGGTGCTGGTGTCGAGCGCCCCGACGGCAGAAGCGGCGAAGCGGGCGGCCGAGCGCCTGGTGGACCTGGAGGGAGTCTTCGCCCTGGTGGGAGGGTTCGACGTGGCGACCTGCCAGGCTCTTTCGGGGGTGGCCGATGAGGCGGAGGTGCCGTTCCTCAACATCGGCTGCGCGAGCGACGCGCTCCGGGGGGCATCGTGCCGTCGGTTCACCTTCCACTTCGAGGCGAGCGCCGCCATGTACCTGGACGCGCTGGCCGACTGGTTCGTGCGGGAAGGCATCCGCCAGTGGTTCTTCGTGACGGCGGCCACGGACGAGGGACGTGCCCTTCTGGCCCGCGGCCGGTATGCCCTGGAGCGGCGCCACTGGGGTGGCAAGGAGGCAGGCAGCGCCGAGGTGCGGGAGGACGAACCGGAGTTTGGCCGGGCTCTCGACGCCATTGCGCGGGCTCGTCCCGACTTGGTGGTGCTGTTGCTCGGCGCGGTGGCGCAGCTGGACTTCTTGGGCCAGTACGAGGCCGCCGGCCTGTCGTATCCGGTGACGGGCTTTCCGGAGGCGGTCGCGCAGACCCGCACCTTCTTCGCCGCGGCCCGTAACACCGCGCCCCGCGCAGGAGCGGGCCACCGGGCGGTCCTGTGGGAGGCGAGCCTGGACGACTACGGGGGCCGGGAGCTCAACGCCCGCTATCGCGAGCGTTGGGGGATGCCCATGGATCCGAGCGCGTGGGCCGCGTGGGAGGCCGTGAAGATCCTCTGGGAAGCGGCGTCGTTCGCGGGTACGACCGACGGGCGGGCCCTGGTCCAGTACCTCGAGGCGCCCGATACCACCTTCGACGTCCACAAGGGGATCGGGGTCTCCTTCCGGCCGTGGGATCACCAGCTCCGCCAGACGCTCTACCTGGTCAAAGTCAACGACCGGGCCGAGAGCGCCTGGGACCTGGCCACGCTGGCAGGCGAACTTCCGGAGACCCACCGGCCGGGCTTCAGCCCCAACGAGATGCTCGACCAGATCGGCGACCTGGCGAACCGGAGCCAGTGCCATTTCGGCTCCGGCAGCTCCGGGAGGTGA
- a CDS encoding beta-propeller fold lactonase family protein encodes MNRKAVTAVVLTALVVVLAAAAGGAGQAGPRYRVFASNEYGGTVSVIDPEKDEVIATIRVSNRPGDVRPRGLGVSPDGKTVYVALSDFAPQVESDEDGIVAIDVATARVVGKFRVGSDPERLAVSPDGRQLWAANEDAAQATGFDIRTGEVLGSFPSGIEPEGVAVSPDGRWVYVTGEVSHTVTVIDARELRVVKHVMVGARPRIVIFSRDGKRAYVSAEIGGTVSVIDPSRHQVIHTVRLGTNTRLVGLALTPDGKRLFAAAGGTNSVFVIDTQSLDVIKEIRERMGRRPWGIAVTPDGKKVYTANGLSDSVSVIDTSTLTVVKNISTGRGTHDVVVGIVP; translated from the coding sequence GTGAACCGGAAGGCCGTGACGGCCGTCGTCCTGACCGCCCTCGTGGTGGTGCTGGCCGCTGCGGCGGGCGGCGCGGGACAAGCGGGGCCGCGTTATCGCGTGTTCGCTTCCAACGAGTACGGGGGGACCGTGAGCGTCATCGACCCGGAGAAGGACGAGGTGATCGCCACCATCCGGGTCTCCAACCGCCCTGGCGACGTCCGGCCCCGGGGCCTGGGCGTGAGCCCCGACGGCAAGACCGTCTACGTGGCCCTCAGCGATTTCGCCCCCCAGGTGGAAAGCGACGAGGACGGGATCGTCGCGATCGATGTGGCGACGGCCAGAGTCGTAGGAAAGTTCCGCGTGGGGAGCGATCCGGAGCGGCTGGCGGTCAGCCCCGACGGGAGGCAGCTGTGGGCGGCCAACGAGGACGCCGCCCAGGCGACGGGGTTCGACATCCGGACGGGTGAGGTGCTGGGGAGCTTTCCCTCGGGCATCGAGCCGGAGGGAGTGGCCGTCAGCCCGGACGGGCGGTGGGTCTACGTGACGGGCGAGGTGAGCCACACGGTCACGGTCATCGATGCCAGGGAGCTCCGGGTCGTCAAGCACGTGATGGTGGGTGCCCGCCCCCGCATCGTGATCTTTTCACGCGACGGCAAGCGCGCGTACGTGTCCGCCGAGATCGGGGGCACGGTCTCGGTCATCGACCCATCCCGCCACCAGGTGATCCACACCGTCCGGCTCGGCACCAACACTCGCCTGGTGGGCCTGGCGCTCACGCCGGACGGGAAGCGGTTGTTCGCGGCGGCGGGCGGGACCAACTCGGTCTTCGTCATCGACACGCAGAGTCTCGACGTGATCAAGGAGATCCGGGAGCGGATGGGGCGCCGCCCGTGGGGCATTGCGGTAACGCCCGACGGGAAGAAGGTTTACACCGCCAACGGGCTGTCTGACAGCGTCTCCGTGATCGACACCTCCACCCTCACCGTCGTGAAGAACATCAGCACGGGCAGGGGCACTCACGACGTGGTCGTGGGGATCGTGCCATGA
- a CDS encoding ABC transporter ATP-binding protein, which produces MKPADAITCEALTRRFGDTVAVDGLDLSVRPGEMLALLGPNGAGKSTTVHMLTTMLPPTSGRGRVMGLDVTRHAREVRSLIGVVFQEPALDDRLTAWENLEFHAVLYGIAGRHRREAIQRALEWAELQGRAHHLVRTFSGGMKRRLELARALMHGPAVLFLDEPTLGLDPQGRRKLWEQIAALRSRGVTTLLTTHNMLEAEQCDRVAIIDRGQLLVVDTPSALKERSLGGPTLEDVFLQLTGRQLRDPDASPREWLLSFGRRGGEHTR; this is translated from the coding sequence ATGAAGCCGGCGGACGCGATCACCTGCGAGGCCTTGACCCGCCGTTTCGGCGACACGGTGGCCGTTGACGGGCTCGACCTATCGGTGCGGCCGGGCGAGATGCTGGCCTTGCTCGGTCCCAACGGGGCCGGCAAGAGCACCACCGTGCACATGCTCACCACCATGCTGCCGCCCACCTCCGGCCGGGGCCGGGTGATGGGGCTCGACGTGACGCGCCACGCCCGGGAGGTACGCTCTCTCATCGGTGTGGTCTTCCAGGAGCCCGCTCTGGACGACCGCCTGACGGCATGGGAAAACCTGGAGTTTCACGCGGTGCTCTACGGGATTGCAGGGCGGCACCGTAGAGAGGCCATCCAGAGGGCGCTCGAGTGGGCGGAGCTGCAGGGGCGCGCCCACCACCTGGTACGTACCTTTTCCGGGGGGATGAAGCGAAGGCTCGAGCTGGCTCGGGCGCTCATGCACGGCCCGGCGGTACTCTTCCTGGACGAGCCGACGCTGGGCCTCGACCCGCAGGGCCGGCGCAAGCTTTGGGAACAGATTGCGGCATTGCGCTCCCGCGGCGTCACCACGCTGCTCACTACCCACAACATGCTGGAGGCGGAACAGTGCGACCGGGTAGCCATCATCGACCGCGGCCAGCTCCTGGTGGTGGATACGCCGTCGGCCCTCAAGGAGCGCTCTTTGGGCGGCCCGACGCTCGAGGACGTCTTCCTGCAGCTGACCGGCCGGCAGCTGCGCGACCCGGACGCAAGCCCTCGGGAGTGGCTGTTGAGCTTCGGGCGGCGGGGAGGGGAGCATACGCGATGA
- a CDS encoding ABC transporter permease, whose product MSGAAGVARLARSPAFYLAAAWIVWRRELLRYRRERSQWFGGVSRAVLWLVVLGFGLGASFRDIEGYTYAQYMLPGVATLNVLFASTQSAIALVWDREVGLMREVLVSPAPVTSVAAGKVLGGATVALIQATIALAFAPVVGVSLAPDRLLLAWAVVFCMGITMTSIGVLIASRMRSFEGFGSISNGVVLPLYFLSGSVFPLKGIIGGVGFLEIPDTLRAELARLGIHALGGGWVVRLPAWLQVLVYVNPVSYQLDLLRYVLLDYQQLPMVADVALVAAAPVLAMGVAVRAMARMAGQR is encoded by the coding sequence ATGAGCGGTGCCGCCGGTGTGGCCCGGCTGGCCCGTTCTCCGGCTTTCTACCTCGCTGCTGCCTGGATCGTGTGGCGCCGGGAGCTCCTGCGCTACCGGCGGGAGCGCTCCCAATGGTTCGGCGGGGTGTCGAGGGCCGTCTTGTGGCTGGTGGTGCTGGGGTTCGGGTTGGGGGCCTCCTTTCGGGACATCGAGGGGTACACCTACGCGCAGTACATGCTCCCGGGCGTCGCGACCCTCAACGTGCTGTTCGCGAGCACGCAATCGGCCATCGCCCTGGTCTGGGACCGGGAAGTCGGGCTCATGCGGGAGGTCCTGGTGTCGCCCGCCCCGGTAACGTCGGTGGCGGCGGGCAAGGTGCTGGGGGGTGCGACGGTGGCCCTCATCCAGGCGACCATCGCCCTGGCTTTCGCTCCGGTGGTCGGCGTCTCCCTGGCGCCGGACCGGTTGCTGTTGGCCTGGGCCGTCGTCTTCTGCATGGGCATCACCATGACGTCCATCGGTGTACTCATTGCCAGCCGCATGCGGAGCTTCGAGGGATTCGGCAGCATCTCCAACGGGGTCGTGCTGCCGCTTTACTTCCTCTCCGGCTCGGTCTTCCCGCTCAAGGGGATCATCGGAGGGGTCGGTTTCCTGGAGATTCCGGATACACTGCGAGCGGAGCTCGCCCGGCTGGGCATCCACGCGCTGGGCGGGGGATGGGTCGTCCGGCTACCCGCGTGGCTGCAGGTGCTGGTCTACGTCAATCCGGTGAGCTACCAGCTCGACCTGCTGCGCTACGTCTTGCTGGACTACCAGCAGCTGCCGATGGTGGCCGACGTCGCGCTCGTGGCGGCGGCCCCGGTGCTGGCGATGGGCGTGGCCGTCCGGGCCATGGCGCGGATGGCAGGGCAGCGCTGA